One genomic region from Gammaproteobacteria bacterium encodes:
- a CDS encoding TonB-dependent receptor, which translates to MKWNKARARHRRAVGGWALAILVMALLAQATASAAQTPDRHWVRGVVTDSTGAALHNAMVVALSRPDSVLTEYTLSSQDGRFTIDGLSAGSYILQVTLIGYRTLRRDFDVANAGVDAGSVMLAVTALEVDSVVVSVEHVPFVNQRDTFSYNVQAFPTPPNATVEELLRRLPGVDVDADGSITAQGEEVTKILVDGKEFFGDDPSVALENLPADAIEQIAVYDKESDMAEFTGIPDGEEERTINLKLREEARSGYFGRARGDIGGDGGSRARLTAPVGSEARYNGSLSLNRFSPTIQLALTANANNVNQGRSRGGFPNLAAGMPGGGGGRSSDGLTETMSLGVNGSREFSEETWLRGSYTIRELDNLQDRSLQQRALFGSDVASLVDQTSKQEAGNVSHRLDLNGQLEISEGHELRLRMRGNARASSLTSFANRQTHTLGGDMLNSATTDYFVDGNELGGDGRLTWRRRLNEEGRSIVAELTSDLEDSDVSADLSSLVTGERRTRDGDNDVDDVREILQDHSRVGWTRTNSARLSLTQPLAEGHTVELFGQRNATHQDRNNAVYDHVDGTLVHNPGMSSGFERAYTYLQGGTRYSRDTETSWLTLGIRLQRSNLEGVILGRGASIANGYTHLLANARLKKEIKEGQTLQIRYDGSSREPSLTQLQPYADNTDPLNVYSGNPDLSPEYRHRVNADFRLFNEVTFINLRTFTRFTYTDNNISMSRVFDERGFQTRMPVNTSGEWSGSLGANFDTPIRKLGIDVELEYDVSYSEGTELVNHAANESRILRNSLEIGVDNREKDRIDVRASVSFNFNDVAYSLNQELDRGYVNSQYRAEATWHIGDAWTLESDFRHRVFDQGLFGDARNVARWDAAISRRVLDERAEIELRAYDLLNQNQGVAITNSANYIQESRTDSLGQYFMLRVMYRLGTPMNRRGSRRGR; encoded by the coding sequence ATGAAGTGGAACAAGGCGAGAGCCCGCCACCGACGCGCCGTCGGAGGCTGGGCTCTCGCCATTCTCGTCATGGCCTTGCTCGCGCAGGCGACTGCGTCGGCGGCGCAGACACCTGACCGGCATTGGGTCCGCGGCGTCGTCACGGACTCCACGGGCGCGGCGCTTCACAACGCCATGGTGGTCGCGCTCTCCAGGCCGGACTCGGTGCTGACCGAGTACACCCTCTCGTCGCAGGACGGCCGCTTCACCATCGACGGTCTGTCTGCGGGAAGCTACATCCTCCAGGTCACGCTGATCGGGTACCGGACCCTGCGCCGCGACTTCGACGTCGCGAACGCCGGCGTGGACGCCGGCAGCGTGATGCTTGCGGTCACGGCGCTGGAAGTGGACTCGGTGGTGGTCAGCGTGGAACACGTCCCCTTCGTGAATCAGCGCGACACCTTCAGCTACAACGTGCAGGCGTTCCCGACGCCGCCCAACGCGACCGTCGAGGAGCTGCTGCGGCGGCTTCCCGGGGTCGACGTCGATGCCGACGGGTCGATCACGGCACAGGGCGAGGAGGTCACGAAGATCCTCGTGGACGGCAAGGAGTTCTTCGGCGACGATCCCTCGGTCGCATTGGAGAATCTGCCCGCGGACGCGATCGAGCAGATCGCCGTGTACGACAAGGAGTCGGACATGGCCGAGTTCACGGGCATTCCCGACGGCGAGGAAGAGCGCACGATCAACCTGAAGCTCAGGGAAGAGGCGAGAAGCGGGTACTTCGGGCGCGCCAGGGGCGACATCGGCGGTGACGGGGGCAGCCGGGCCCGGCTCACCGCGCCCGTGGGCAGCGAAGCGAGGTACAACGGTTCGCTTTCCCTGAATCGCTTTTCTCCCACCATCCAGTTGGCGCTGACCGCAAACGCGAACAACGTGAACCAGGGACGCTCCCGCGGCGGGTTTCCGAATCTCGCCGCCGGCATGCCGGGCGGCGGCGGCGGGAGGTCGAGCGACGGTCTCACCGAAACCATGAGCCTCGGGGTAAACGGAAGCCGGGAATTCAGCGAGGAGACTTGGCTCCGAGGCAGCTACACCATCAGGGAGCTGGACAATCTCCAGGACCGGAGCCTGCAGCAGCGGGCGCTCTTTGGATCGGATGTCGCGTCGCTGGTCGACCAGACCAGCAAGCAGGAAGCCGGCAACGTGAGTCATCGCCTGGACCTGAACGGGCAGCTCGAAATCTCCGAAGGGCATGAGCTGCGCCTGCGCATGAGAGGGAACGCGCGCGCGTCGTCGCTCACTTCGTTCGCCAACCGGCAGACGCATACCCTCGGCGGGGACATGCTCAATTCGGCCACCACCGACTACTTCGTGGATGGCAACGAGCTGGGCGGGGACGGACGGCTCACCTGGCGCAGGCGCCTGAACGAAGAGGGCCGCAGCATCGTCGCGGAGTTGACCAGCGACCTCGAGGACTCCGACGTCTCCGCCGACTTGTCCTCGCTGGTTACGGGGGAGAGGCGCACCCGGGACGGAGACAACGATGTCGACGATGTGCGCGAGATCCTGCAGGACCACTCGCGCGTGGGCTGGACCCGGACCAATTCGGCGCGCCTCTCGCTGACCCAGCCGCTCGCGGAAGGGCACACGGTCGAGCTCTTCGGCCAGCGCAACGCGACCCACCAGGACCGCAACAACGCGGTCTACGATCACGTCGACGGCACCCTGGTTCACAACCCGGGGATGAGTTCGGGATTCGAACGAGCCTACACCTATCTCCAGGGCGGCACGCGCTACAGCCGCGACACCGAGACCTCCTGGCTCACACTCGGGATCCGCCTGCAGAGATCCAACCTCGAGGGCGTCATCCTGGGCCGGGGCGCGTCCATCGCCAACGGCTACACGCACCTGCTCGCCAACGCGCGGCTGAAGAAGGAGATCAAGGAAGGACAGACCCTCCAGATCCGGTACGACGGCTCGAGCCGCGAACCGTCGCTCACGCAGCTGCAGCCCTACGCCGACAACACCGATCCCCTCAACGTCTATTCCGGGAACCCGGATCTGAGCCCGGAATACCGGCACCGGGTAAACGCGGACTTCCGTCTGTTCAACGAGGTGACCTTCATCAACCTCCGCACCTTCACCCGCTTCACCTACACCGACAACAACATCTCGATGTCGCGGGTTTTCGACGAGCGCGGCTTCCAGACGCGGATGCCGGTCAACACCAGCGGCGAATGGTCCGGCAGCCTGGGAGCCAATTTCGACACCCCGATCAGGAAGCTGGGCATCGACGTCGAGCTCGAATACGACGTCAGCTATTCAGAGGGGACGGAGCTCGTGAACCACGCGGCCAACGAAAGCCGCATCCTGCGCAACTCGCTCGAGATCGGGGTGGACAACCGCGAGAAGGACCGGATCGACGTGCGCGCTTCGGTCAGCTTCAACTTCAACGACGTCGCGTACTCGCTGAACCAGGAGCTCGACCGCGGCTACGTCAACAGCCAGTACCGCGCGGAAGCCACCTGGCACATCGGCGACGCCTGGACCCTGGAATCCGATTTCCGCCACCGGGTCTTCGACCAGGGACTCTTCGGGGACGCGCGCAACGTCGCGCGCTGGGATGCCGCCATTTCCCGGCGCGTGCTCGACGAACGCGCCGAGATCGAGCTGCGGGCCTACGACCTCCTGAACCAGAACCAGGGCGTCGCGATCACCAATTCGGCGAACTACATCCAGGAATCGCGCACGGACTCGCTCGGACAGTACTTCATGCTCCGGGTGATGTACCGGCTGGGAACGCCGATGAACCGCAGGGGGTCGCGGAGAGGGCGGTAG